In Leptolyngbya iicbica LK, one DNA window encodes the following:
- a CDS encoding NAD(P)/FAD-dependent oxidoreductase has translation MAQRLRVTVIGGGAAGFFGAIAAAEANPEVQVTLLEAGAQPLSKVRISGGGRCNVTHHCFDPALLVQHYPRGGRALRGAFTRFQPQDTVAWYRRRGVRLKTEADGRMFPTTDDSGTIVDCLMRETRRVGVTLRTQAMVKAVRQVGETFVVELKAGETLTSDRLLLATGSNPQGHRLAASLGHTIVPPVPSLFTFNIPDRALRELAGVAVDPVEAKLMVPGAKPLTQTGPLLITHWGLSGPAVLKLSAWGARLLHDARYQATLQVNWLPSRNAEQVRQDLLAAKQTVPKRAIANHCPFDLPKRLWRYWLQQVGVDDAVTWANLSKKTVNQLVDAIARGHFTIQGKGVFKDEFVTCGGVKLSEVDFKTMASRRCQGLYLAGEVLDIDGVTGGFNFQSAWTTGWLAGQAIAAPNRALSKQP, from the coding sequence ATGGCACAGCGACTCAGAGTGACGGTGATTGGCGGGGGCGCAGCGGGTTTTTTTGGTGCGATCGCAGCGGCAGAAGCGAACCCAGAGGTGCAAGTGACCCTGCTAGAAGCCGGGGCACAGCCGTTGAGTAAGGTGCGCATATCTGGTGGCGGGCGCTGCAATGTGACTCACCACTGTTTCGATCCCGCTCTATTGGTGCAGCATTATCCCCGGGGGGGGCGAGCCCTTCGCGGCGCATTCACGCGATTTCAGCCACAGGATACGGTGGCCTGGTATCGGCGACGCGGGGTCCGGCTCAAAACGGAAGCGGATGGGCGCATGTTTCCCACCACGGATGATTCCGGCACGATTGTGGATTGTTTGATGCGGGAGACGCGACGGGTCGGGGTGACGCTGCGGACGCAGGCGATGGTGAAGGCGGTGCGGCAGGTGGGTGAGACCTTTGTCGTGGAACTGAAAGCGGGTGAAACGTTGACCAGCGATCGCCTCTTGCTGGCGACGGGTAGCAATCCCCAGGGCCATCGTTTGGCGGCTAGCCTCGGTCACACTATCGTGCCGCCAGTGCCCTCACTGTTTACGTTCAATATTCCTGATCGTGCCCTACGGGAACTGGCGGGGGTGGCGGTCGATCCGGTCGAGGCCAAGCTGATGGTGCCAGGGGCGAAGCCGCTGACGCAGACGGGTCCTTTGTTGATTACCCATTGGGGACTGAGTGGTCCCGCTGTGTTGAAGTTGTCGGCTTGGGGTGCCCGACTATTGCACGACGCCCGCTATCAAGCCACGTTGCAGGTGAACTGGTTGCCGTCCCGTAATGCGGAACAGGTGCGGCAGGACTTGTTGGCCGCTAAGCAAACAGTACCGAAGCGGGCGATCGCGAATCACTGCCCGTTTGACCTGCCCAAACGACTATGGCGTTATTGGTTGCAGCAGGTTGGGGTGGATGATGCCGTCACGTGGGCGAACTTATCCAAAAAGACCGTGAATCAGTTAGTGGACGCGATCGCCCGGGGGCATTTCACCATTCAAGGCAAAGGGGTGTTTAAAGACGAATTTGTCACGTGTGGCGGGGTGAAACTGTCGGAAGTGGATTTCAAAACGATGGCGAGTCGCCGCTGTCAGGGACTGTATTTGGCGGGCGAAGTGCTGGATATTGATGGTGTGACTGGGGGCTTTAACTTTCAAAGTGCGTGGACGACAGGGTGGTTGGCGGGACAAGCGATCGCCGCTCCCAATAGGGCTCTTTCAAAACAACCTTAG
- a CDS encoding glutamyl-tRNA reductase codes for MNIAVVGLSHKTAPVEVREKLSIPTPQAGEAIAQLLSYPHIEEVSILSTCNRLEIHIATSQADQGVREVIQFLADYGKVNLNELREHLFILLHQDAVMHLFRVAAGLDSLVLGEGQILSQVKHAHKLGQQHKGVSRILNRLLKQAITAGKRVRTETSIGTGAVSISSAAAELAKMKRPDLEECRISILGAGKMARLLVQHLLSKDSCQITILNRTIERADELAAQFNGADIQTGTLDIMMETVCNSDVVFTCTSATEPILDKAKLTDALVSKRSLMLFDISVPRNVHTDVNELDNVAAFNVDDLKAVVAQNQESRRQMAMEAEALLEEELEAFMDWWRSLDTVFTISSLRSKVETIREQELEKALSRLGEEFGSKKQREVIEALTRGIVNKILHDPMVQLRAQRDIEARKQAMTTLHTLFDLEPLSNEKFG; via the coding sequence ATGAATATTGCTGTCGTGGGCTTGAGCCATAAAACGGCCCCGGTTGAAGTACGGGAAAAACTTAGTATCCCCACCCCGCAGGCAGGTGAGGCGATCGCTCAGCTCCTCAGCTATCCCCACATCGAAGAAGTCTCGATCCTCAGCACTTGTAACCGCCTAGAGATTCACATCGCCACCAGTCAGGCCGATCAGGGCGTGCGCGAAGTGATCCAGTTCCTGGCTGACTACGGCAAAGTGAACCTGAACGAGCTCCGCGAGCATTTATTTATCCTGCTTCACCAAGATGCCGTCATGCACCTGTTCCGCGTGGCTGCGGGCCTTGACAGTCTGGTGTTGGGCGAGGGACAAATTTTGTCTCAGGTGAAACATGCCCACAAGCTCGGACAACAGCATAAAGGGGTCAGCCGCATTCTCAATCGCTTGCTGAAACAGGCCATTACCGCTGGCAAGCGGGTCCGCACTGAGACCAGTATCGGGACGGGGGCTGTTTCCATTAGCTCTGCGGCGGCCGAACTCGCCAAAATGAAGCGCCCCGACCTGGAAGAGTGTCGCATCAGCATTTTAGGGGCCGGTAAAATGGCTCGGTTGCTGGTTCAGCACTTGCTCTCTAAGGACTCCTGTCAAATCACCATTCTCAACCGCACCATCGAGCGGGCCGATGAGCTCGCTGCTCAGTTCAACGGTGCGGACATCCAGACCGGCACCCTCGACATCATGATGGAGACGGTCTGTAACTCGGATGTCGTCTTCACCTGCACTTCGGCCACCGAACCCATCTTGGATAAGGCCAAGCTGACTGACGCTCTGGTGTCGAAGCGATCGCTGATGCTATTCGATATTTCCGTCCCCCGCAACGTCCACACCGACGTGAATGAGTTAGACAACGTTGCGGCCTTTAATGTCGATGACTTGAAAGCGGTTGTCGCGCAAAATCAGGAGAGCCGCCGGCAAATGGCGATGGAAGCTGAAGCACTGCTCGAAGAGGAACTGGAAGCCTTTATGGATTGGTGGCGATCGCTCGACACCGTCTTCACCATCAGCAGCCTGCGCAGCAAAGTCGAAACCATCCGCGAACAAGAGCTGGAAAAAGCCCTATCTCGTTTAGGCGAAGAGTTTGGCAGCAAAAAACAGCGGGAAGTGATCGAAGCGTTGACCCGAGGCATCGTCAACAAAATCCTCCACGACCCCATGGTGCAGCTGCGAGCCCAGCGGGATATTGAAGCGCGGAAGCAAGCCATGACAACCTTGCACACACTCTTTGACCTCGAACCTCTCTCAAACGAAAAGTTCGGCTAA
- the glpX gene encoding class II fructose-bisphosphatase yields MLETTLGLEIIEVVEKAAIASARWMGKGEKDTADQVAVEAMRERMNQIHMRGRIVIGEGERDDAPMLYIGEEVGICTQPDAKNYCNPDELIEIDIAVDPCEGTNLCAYGQPGSMAVLAISEKGGLFHAPDFYMNKLAAPPAAKGKVDIRKSPTENLKILAECLDRSIDELVVVVMKRERHNELIKEIREAGARVRLISDGDVSAAISCGFSGTNTHALMGIGAAPEGVISAAAMRAIGGHFQGQLIYDPAVVKTGLIGESKESNIARLKEMGITDPDKVYDASELACGETVLFAGCGITPGNLMEGVRFFHGGARTQSLVISSQSQTARFVDTIHMFEEPKVIQVK; encoded by the coding sequence TTGTTAGAAACCACACTGGGTTTAGAAATTATTGAAGTTGTCGAGAAAGCCGCGATCGCGTCGGCTCGCTGGATGGGTAAAGGCGAAAAAGATACTGCCGACCAAGTGGCTGTAGAGGCCATGCGTGAGCGCATGAACCAGATTCACATGCGGGGTCGCATCGTGATTGGTGAAGGTGAGCGGGATGATGCGCCCATGCTCTACATCGGTGAAGAAGTGGGTATCTGCACCCAACCCGACGCCAAGAACTACTGTAATCCCGATGAACTGATCGAAATTGACATTGCCGTTGACCCCTGTGAGGGCACCAACCTGTGTGCTTACGGACAACCCGGTTCCATGGCAGTGCTCGCCATTTCGGAAAAAGGCGGCCTGTTCCACGCCCCTGACTTCTACATGAACAAATTAGCTGCACCTCCAGCGGCTAAAGGTAAAGTCGATATTCGCAAATCCCCCACTGAGAACCTCAAGATTTTGGCTGAGTGTTTGGATCGCTCCATCGACGAGTTAGTCGTGGTGGTGATGAAGCGTGAGCGCCACAATGAGCTGATCAAAGAAATTCGTGAAGCGGGTGCTCGCGTCCGTCTCATTAGCGATGGGGATGTTTCGGCCGCGATTTCCTGTGGTTTCTCCGGCACTAACACCCATGCGCTCATGGGTATTGGGGCGGCTCCCGAGGGCGTGATTTCGGCAGCAGCGATGCGGGCCATTGGGGGTCACTTCCAAGGCCAACTCATCTACGATCCGGCTGTGGTGAAAACCGGTTTGATCGGGGAGAGCAAAGAGTCCAACATCGCTCGTCTCAAAGAAATGGGGATCACCGATCCTGACAAGGTTTATGACGCCTCCGAACTCGCTTGTGGTGAAACGGTGCTGTTTGCCGGCTGTGGCATCACCCCTGGCAACCTGATGGAAGGGGTCCGCTTCTTCCACGGGGGGGCTCGCACTCAGAGCTTGGTGATTTCTAGCCAGTCCCAAACGGCTCGCTTTGTTGACACCATCCACATGTTTGAAGAGCCCAAAGTCATTCAGGTGAAGTAA
- a CDS encoding DUF3007 family protein encodes MRRIDVIGIGLGVFLLGGGLYVGFRIAGFDGLSAGVWSQLIFVTGLLGWVATYLFRVVTSDMTYGQQLRDYENAVLQKRLEEMTPEQLAALEAEIAAEKSAEADEAANSAAPDS; translated from the coding sequence ATGCGCAGAATTGACGTCATCGGCATTGGCTTAGGAGTCTTTTTACTCGGCGGCGGACTGTACGTCGGGTTTCGTATCGCTGGTTTTGACGGCCTTTCAGCCGGTGTTTGGAGCCAACTGATCTTTGTGACGGGGCTGCTCGGATGGGTGGCGACCTACTTATTTCGCGTCGTCACGAGCGATATGACCTATGGCCAACAGCTCCGCGATTATGAAAATGCCGTCTTGCAAAAGCGTCTGGAAGAAATGACGCCCGAACAGCTAGCGGCTTTAGAAGCTGAAATTGCTGCCGAAAAATCGGCTGAAGCAGATGAAGCAGCGAACTCCGCTGCTCCCGACAGTTGA
- the trpA gene encoding tryptophan synthase subunit alpha: MKSVSEQFQALRDRQQCALIPFVTAGDPDLATTAAALKTLDSNGADFLELGVPYSDPLADGPVIQAAATRALQKGTTLDDVLELVKTVSPELQAPIILFTYYNPILNRGIDTFFQDIAAAGAKGLVVPDLPLEEVSGVLESATQHGIEVILLVAPTSPKERIQAIAEKSQGFIYLVSVTGVTGMRTEIQSRVKELLDELHSLTDKPVAVGFGVSQPEQAAQLRSWGADGVVVGSAFVKRLANTDDPQAGLTDLEAFCKELGQAVKAG, translated from the coding sequence ATGAAGTCGGTTTCTGAGCAGTTCCAGGCACTCCGCGATCGCCAGCAATGTGCTCTGATTCCCTTTGTGACGGCAGGTGACCCTGATCTGGCAACGACGGCTGCTGCCCTCAAAACGTTGGATAGCAATGGCGCTGACTTTTTGGAATTGGGTGTCCCCTACTCTGATCCGTTAGCGGACGGACCTGTGATTCAGGCGGCAGCGACGCGCGCTCTACAAAAAGGGACGACGCTAGATGACGTGCTGGAACTGGTCAAAACCGTCTCCCCCGAACTGCAAGCCCCCATTATTCTGTTCACTTACTACAATCCGATTTTGAATCGGGGCATCGATACCTTCTTTCAAGACATTGCGGCTGCCGGAGCCAAGGGCCTGGTGGTCCCTGACTTACCGTTAGAAGAAGTGAGTGGCGTGTTGGAGTCGGCGACTCAGCACGGCATTGAGGTCATTTTGTTAGTGGCACCCACAAGTCCTAAAGAACGGATTCAGGCGATCGCCGAAAAGTCCCAAGGCTTCATTTATTTGGTCAGCGTCACCGGCGTCACCGGCATGCGCACGGAGATTCAGAGTCGGGTCAAAGAACTGCTGGACGAGTTGCACAGTTTGACGGATAAGCCCGTAGCCGTGGGCTTTGGTGTATCTCAACCAGAGCAGGCAGCGCAATTACGCTCTTGGGGAGCTGATGGCGTAGTCGTGGGCAGCGCTTTTGTGAAGCGTCTAGCCAACACTGATGATCCGCAAGCTGGGCTGACCGACCTAGAAGCCTTTTGTAAAGAGCTCGGACAAGCCGTCAAAGCGGGATAA
- a CDS encoding DUF302 domain-containing protein has protein sequence MTRQKFFLGWMATAILFCGTIATVNVPVAAQSSMTETGLIQVSSEFSVEETSDRLAALFAERRLNVFARIDHAQNAASVGKDLRPTTLFIFGNPAVGTPLMQCNQSVAIDLPQKMLVWQDADDQVWLTYNDPQYLNARHDLTGCEMVIDRIGQVLGDIAQQATQD, from the coding sequence ATGACTCGGCAAAAATTTTTCTTGGGATGGATGGCGACGGCGATACTGTTCTGTGGCACGATCGCGACCGTGAATGTTCCTGTAGCAGCTCAATCCTCTATGACAGAAACCGGCTTGATTCAGGTCAGTAGCGAGTTTAGCGTTGAGGAAACCAGCGATCGCCTGGCGGCCTTATTCGCAGAACGCCGTCTCAATGTCTTTGCCCGCATCGATCACGCGCAAAACGCGGCCTCTGTCGGCAAAGATCTGCGGCCCACGACCCTGTTTATCTTTGGCAATCCGGCAGTGGGGACACCGCTGATGCAATGCAACCAATCAGTCGCGATCGACCTACCCCAAAAGATGCTCGTCTGGCAGGATGCTGATGACCAAGTCTGGCTCACTTACAACGACCCCCAATATCTCAATGCGCGGCACGACTTGACGGGTTGCGAGATGGTGATCGATCGCATCGGTCAGGTGCTCGGCGATATTGCCCAGCAGGCGACACAGGACTAG